One window of the Pseudomonas sihuiensis genome contains the following:
- a CDS encoding MdtA/MuxA family multidrug efflux RND transporter periplasmic adaptor subunit, producing MSNASPSPSNSSRQWLIGLTLLTVLLLLLWWFWPSKPESQQMGRGRFGDMGPVPVRVAEVKQGEFAIELKALGTVTSYNTVNVRSRVDGELVKVLFEEGQQVKAGDLLAVIDPRPYQVALQQAQGALQENQAQLKNAELDLQRYKGLYDEDSIAKQTLDTQQALVNQYRGSLQSNQADVATAKLNLDFTQIRAPIDGRLGLRQLDIGNLVSSGDTTPLVVITQADPIAVIFTIPEGDLPAVLQRRRDGTILAVEAWDRGERLKLAEGVLESLDNQIDTTTGTVKLKARFDNAEQMLFPNQFVNVRLRVETREAATIIPSAAVQFGTQGTFVYVVGDDNKVSIRQVTIAASDAERSMVNEGVQQGERLVMEGTDRLRDGSEVEVVDPNLVQSPDGAANEPGDRQGKRDGSARPGAARNDA from the coding sequence GCCTGACGTTGCTCACCGTTCTGCTTCTGCTGCTGTGGTGGTTCTGGCCGAGCAAGCCAGAAAGCCAGCAGATGGGCCGTGGCCGTTTCGGTGACATGGGGCCGGTGCCGGTGCGCGTGGCCGAGGTCAAGCAGGGCGAGTTCGCCATCGAGCTCAAGGCGCTTGGCACGGTAACTTCCTATAACACGGTCAACGTACGCTCGCGAGTCGACGGTGAACTGGTCAAGGTGCTGTTCGAGGAGGGCCAGCAGGTCAAGGCCGGCGACCTGCTGGCGGTGATCGATCCACGCCCTTATCAGGTGGCCTTGCAGCAGGCGCAGGGGGCGCTGCAGGAAAACCAGGCGCAACTGAAGAACGCCGAGCTGGACCTGCAGCGCTACAAGGGGCTGTACGACGAAGACAGCATCGCCAAACAGACCCTGGACACCCAGCAGGCGCTGGTCAATCAGTACCGTGGCAGTCTGCAGAGCAACCAGGCCGATGTCGCCACGGCCAAGCTCAACCTCGACTTCACCCAGATTCGCGCGCCCATCGACGGTCGCCTCGGTCTGCGTCAGCTGGATATCGGCAATCTGGTCAGCAGCGGCGATACCACGCCTTTGGTGGTAATCACCCAGGCCGATCCGATTGCGGTGATCTTCACCATCCCCGAGGGCGATCTGCCTGCCGTGCTGCAGCGCCGCCGCGACGGCACGATCCTGGCTGTCGAGGCCTGGGACCGTGGTGAGCGCTTGAAACTGGCCGAGGGCGTGCTGGAAAGCCTGGATAACCAGATCGACACCACCACCGGTACGGTCAAGCTCAAGGCGCGCTTCGACAACGCCGAGCAGATGCTCTTCCCCAATCAGTTCGTCAATGTGCGTCTGCGCGTTGAAACCCGTGAGGCCGCCACCATCATTCCGTCCGCTGCGGTGCAGTTCGGCACCCAGGGTACCTTCGTCTATGTCGTGGGTGACGATAACAAGGTGAGCATCCGTCAGGTCACCATCGCTGCCAGCGACGCTGAACGCAGCATGGTCAACGAGGGCGTGCAGCAGGGTGAGCGGCTGGTCATGGAAGGTACCGATCGTCTGCGTGACGGTAGTGAGGTGGAAGTGGTCGACCCGAACCTGGTGCAGAGCCCCGACGGCGCGGCTAACGAGCCGGGCGACCGCCAGGGCAAGCGCGATGGCTCTGCACGTCCGGGCGCAGCACGGAACGACGCATGA
- a CDS encoding MdtB/MuxB family multidrug efflux RND transporter permease subunit, with amino-acid sequence MNISRPFILRPVATTLLMVAIFLSGLIAYRLLPVSALPEVDYPTIRVLTLYPGASPDVMTSAVTAPLERQFGQMAGLKQMSSTSSGGASVITLRFNLDVSLAVAEQEVQAAINAASNLLPGDLPAPPVYNKVNPADTPVLTLAVSSKTMPLPQVNDLVDTRLAQKLAQTSGVGLVTLAGGQRPAVRIRVNPEALASYGLSLADVRSLITASNVNQPKGNFDGPTRVSQLDANDQLKSVEEYRELILSYQNGAALRLKDVAEIIDGAENERLAAWANRNQAVLVNVQRQPGANVIDVVDRIQTLLPHLTEGLPASVEVKVLTDRTQTIRAAVRDVQHELLLAIALVVMVTFLFLRKLSATIIPSIVVPLSLIGTFGVMYLAGFTINNLTLMALTIATGFVVDDAIVMLENIARHLEEGETPLNAALKGARQIGFTLVSLTLSLIAVLIPLLFMADVVGRLFREFAITLAVAILISLVVSLTLTPMMCARLLKAEKPEQEGRFYRVAGGAIDAMIERYGVWLQWVLRHQPLTLLVAVATLGLTVLLYMAVPKGFFPVQDTGVIQGISEAPQSISFAAMSERQQRLADVILRDPAVASLSSSIGVDGDNPTLNSGRLLINLKTHAERDVTASEVIERLRPELAKVPGIELFMQPVQDLTIEDRISRTQFQFTLESPDSQLLETWTPRLVEALREQPELTDVASDLQNRGLQVFLDIDRDAAARLGINVGTIDDALYDAFGQRQISTIYTQASQYRVVLESRDGGRIGLAALRQIHVATGDGQQVPLSSLAHVEERPASLLVNHIGQFPAVTLSFNLAPGVSLGEAVAVIERVEQEIGLPGGINTQFQGAAEAFRASLSSTLLLILAAIVTMYIVLGVLYESYIHPITILSTLPSAGVGALLALLLTGNDLGLIAIIGIILLIGIVKKNAIMMIDFALEAERNQGMAPEAAIYQAALLRFRPILMTTLAALFGAIPLMLASGSGAELRQPLGLVMVGGLLVSQVLTLFTTPVIYLYFDRLSRRVSGRSAAGVAV; translated from the coding sequence ATGAATATTTCCCGCCCCTTCATCCTGCGGCCGGTCGCCACCACGCTGTTGATGGTGGCGATCTTCCTCAGCGGTCTGATCGCCTATCGCCTGCTGCCGGTGTCGGCGCTGCCGGAAGTGGATTACCCGACTATCCGTGTGCTGACCTTATATCCAGGCGCCAGTCCGGATGTGATGACCAGCGCCGTGACGGCGCCGCTGGAGCGCCAGTTCGGGCAGATGGCCGGGCTCAAGCAGATGTCCTCGACCAGTTCGGGCGGCGCCTCGGTGATCACCCTGCGCTTCAATCTGGATGTCTCCCTGGCGGTGGCCGAGCAGGAAGTGCAGGCGGCGATCAACGCGGCGAGCAACCTGTTGCCTGGCGATCTGCCGGCGCCGCCGGTGTACAACAAGGTCAACCCGGCCGATACACCAGTGCTGACCCTGGCGGTGAGCTCAAAGACGATGCCGCTGCCGCAGGTCAACGACCTGGTCGATACCCGCCTGGCGCAGAAGCTGGCGCAAACCAGCGGTGTCGGCCTGGTGACCCTGGCCGGCGGGCAACGTCCGGCGGTGCGTATTCGCGTCAACCCGGAGGCGCTGGCGTCCTATGGCCTGAGTCTGGCCGATGTGCGCAGCCTGATCACGGCCAGCAACGTCAACCAGCCCAAGGGCAACTTCGACGGGCCCACGCGGGTTTCCCAGCTCGATGCCAACGACCAGCTGAAGTCGGTCGAGGAATATCGCGAGCTGATCCTCAGCTATCAGAATGGTGCCGCGCTGCGCCTGAAGGATGTCGCCGAGATCATCGACGGCGCCGAGAACGAACGCCTGGCCGCCTGGGCCAACCGCAACCAGGCGGTACTGGTCAATGTGCAGCGTCAGCCCGGTGCCAACGTGATTGATGTGGTCGACCGCATCCAGACCCTGCTGCCGCACCTGACCGAAGGCCTGCCGGCCAGCGTCGAGGTCAAGGTGCTCACCGACCGCACGCAGACCATCCGCGCTGCAGTGCGCGACGTACAGCACGAACTGCTGCTGGCCATTGCCCTGGTGGTGATGGTGACCTTCCTGTTCCTGCGCAAGCTGTCGGCGACCATCATCCCGTCGATCGTCGTGCCGCTGTCGCTGATTGGCACCTTCGGTGTGATGTACCTGGCCGGTTTCACCATCAACAACCTGACGCTGATGGCGCTGACCATCGCCACCGGTTTCGTGGTCGACGACGCCATCGTCATGCTGGAAAACATCGCCCGCCATCTAGAGGAGGGCGAGACGCCGCTCAACGCCGCGCTCAAGGGCGCTCGGCAGATCGGCTTCACCCTGGTCTCGCTGACCCTGTCGCTGATTGCCGTACTGATCCCGCTGCTGTTCATGGCCGATGTGGTCGGCCGGCTGTTCCGCGAGTTCGCCATTACCCTGGCCGTGGCCATCCTGATTTCCCTGGTGGTGTCGCTGACCCTCACGCCGATGATGTGCGCGCGCTTGCTCAAGGCCGAGAAACCCGAGCAGGAAGGGCGCTTCTATCGCGTCGCCGGTGGCGCCATCGACGCCATGATCGAACGCTACGGCGTGTGGCTGCAGTGGGTGCTCAGGCATCAGCCGCTGACCCTGCTGGTGGCCGTGGCGACCCTGGGCCTGACCGTGCTGTTGTATATGGCGGTACCCAAGGGCTTCTTCCCGGTGCAGGACACCGGCGTGATCCAGGGTATTTCCGAGGCGCCGCAGTCGATTTCCTTTGCCGCCATGAGCGAGCGTCAGCAGCGCCTGGCGGATGTCATCCTGCGTGATCCGGCGGTGGCCAGTCTGTCCTCGTCGATTGGCGTGGATGGCGACAATCCGACGCTCAACAGCGGCCGTCTGCTGATCAACCTGAAAACCCACGCCGAACGCGACGTCACCGCCAGTGAGGTAATCGAACGTCTGCGTCCTGAGCTGGCGAAGGTTCCCGGTATCGAGCTGTTCATGCAGCCGGTGCAGGACCTGACCATCGAGGATCGCATCAGCCGTACCCAGTTCCAGTTCACCCTGGAATCGCCCGACAGCCAGTTGCTGGAAACCTGGACGCCGCGTCTGGTCGAGGCGCTGCGCGAGCAGCCGGAGCTGACCGACGTGGCCAGCGACCTGCAGAACCGCGGCTTGCAGGTGTTTCTGGATATCGATCGTGACGCCGCGGCGCGCCTGGGCATCAACGTCGGCACTATCGACGATGCGCTGTATGACGCCTTTGGCCAACGCCAGATCAGCACCATCTACACCCAGGCCAGCCAGTACCGCGTGGTGCTGGAGAGCCGCGATGGCGGGCGTATCGGCCTGGCCGCGCTGCGTCAGATTCATGTGGCCACCGGTGACGGCCAGCAGGTGCCGTTGTCGTCCCTGGCGCATGTCGAGGAGCGTCCGGCCAGCCTGCTGGTCAACCATATCGGCCAGTTCCCGGCGGTGACCCTGTCGTTCAACCTGGCGCCTGGCGTGTCGCTGGGCGAGGCAGTGGCGGTGATCGAGCGGGTCGAGCAGGAAATCGGTTTGCCAGGCGGCATCAACACCCAGTTCCAGGGCGCTGCCGAGGCGTTCCGCGCATCGCTGTCGTCGACCTTGCTGCTGATCCTGGCGGCCATCGTCACCATGTACATCGTGCTCGGCGTGCTCTACGAGAGCTATATCCACCCGATCACCATTCTGTCCACGCTGCCGTCGGCGGGCGTCGGTGCGCTGCTGGCATTGCTGCTGACCGGTAACGACCTGGGGCTGATCGCCATCATCGGCATCATCCTGCTGATTGGTATCGTCAAGAAGAACGCGATCATGATGATCGACTTCGCCCTCGAGGCCGAGCGCAACCAGGGCATGGCACCAGAGGCGGCGATTTATCAGGCGGCGCTGCTGCGCTTTCGGCCGATTCTGATGACCACCCTGGCGGCGTTGTTCGGCGCCATCCCGCTGATGCTCGCCTCGGGCTCCGGTGCCGAGCTGCGCCAGCCGCTGGGACTGGTGATGGTCGGCGGTCTGCTGGTCAGCCAGGTGCTGACGCTATTCACCACGCCGGTGATCTACCTGTACTTCGATCGCCTGTCGCGGCGCGTCAGCGGGCGCAGTGCGGCGGGGGTGGCGGTATGA
- a CDS encoding multidrug efflux RND transporter permease subunit: MNLSAPFIRRPVATLLLSLAIMLLGGVSFGLLPVAPLPQMDFPTITVQASLPGASPQIMASTVATPLERSLGSIAGVSQMNSRSSQGSTRIMIQFDLDKDINTAAREVQAAINAARELLPSGMRTMPSYRKINPSQAPIMVLSLTSATLNKGQLYDVASTILAQKLSQVGGVGEVQVGGSSLPAVRVSLEPRLLDHYGIALDEVRQTIAASNALRPKGAVEDEQRRWQVQASDQLAKAADYLPMIIRYQDGAAVRLGDVATVTDGVEDRYNSGFYNDKEAVLLVINRQSGANILQTISDIRAELPALREVIPASVELEVAMDRSPVIRATLHEAEQTLLIAVGLVILVVLAFLGRWRAALIPALAVPVSLIGSFAAMYLLGFSLNNLSLMALIIATGLVVDDAIVVLENIARHIHNGEKPMAAAFKGTREVGFTLLSMNLSLVAVFISILFMGGIVERLFREFSITLAVAVVISLLVSLTLTPMLCARWLKAEDEQPRGRLQQWGDRLQTRVLAIYGRSLDWALRHSLLMVISLLATIALNVYLFVSIPKTFMPQQDTGQLIGFIRGDDGLSFQVMQPKMEIFRKAVLADPAVDSVAGFIGGAGGINNAFMIVRLKPISERSVSSQQVINRLRASVPKVPGGRMFLMPDQDLQIGGREGRSSENEYMLLSGDLDALREWLPKVREALRALPELTDIDARENSGAQQIRLVVDREAAQRLGVEMSMITAVLNNAFSQRQVSTIYEALNQYSVVMEINPLYAQHPEALDQIQLITADGARVPLSTFAHWERSLEEDRVNHQGQFAAENIGFSLAEGVSLDQASRAIDNAVARVGLPTEVQGMLGGTGAAFQQTQGNQPLMILLALVVVYIVLGVLYESYVHPLTILSTLPSAGVGALLALQLVGMEFSLISLLGLFLLIGIVKKNAILMVDLALQLERGERLSPQESIRQACLLRFRPIMMTTLAAILGALPLVLGSAEGSEMRQPLGITIVGGLVLSQMLTLYTTPVVYLYFDRLRHRVNRWRGVRTDASLENPL, encoded by the coding sequence ATGAACCTCTCCGCCCCCTTTATCCGCCGTCCGGTGGCCACGCTGCTGCTGAGCCTGGCGATCATGCTGCTCGGTGGTGTCAGCTTCGGCCTGCTGCCAGTGGCGCCGCTGCCACAGATGGATTTCCCCACCATCACCGTGCAGGCCAGCCTGCCAGGAGCCAGCCCGCAGATCATGGCCTCGACCGTGGCCACGCCGCTGGAGCGCTCGCTCGGCTCGATCGCCGGGGTCAGCCAGATGAACAGCCGCAGCAGCCAGGGCAGCACGCGGATCATGATCCAGTTCGACCTGGACAAGGACATCAACACCGCCGCGCGCGAGGTCCAGGCGGCGATCAATGCGGCGCGCGAACTGCTGCCCAGCGGCATGCGCACCATGCCCAGCTACCGCAAGATCAACCCTTCGCAGGCACCGATCATGGTGCTGTCGCTGACCAGTGCCACGCTGAACAAGGGCCAGCTGTACGACGTGGCTTCGACCATCCTGGCGCAGAAACTGTCCCAGGTCGGTGGCGTGGGTGAGGTGCAGGTCGGTGGTAGTTCGCTGCCGGCAGTACGGGTTTCCCTCGAGCCACGTCTGCTCGATCACTACGGCATCGCGCTGGACGAAGTGCGCCAGACCATCGCCGCCAGCAATGCCCTGCGTCCCAAGGGCGCGGTCGAGGACGAGCAGCGTCGCTGGCAGGTGCAGGCCAGCGACCAGTTGGCCAAGGCCGCCGATTACCTGCCGATGATCATCCGCTACCAGGACGGCGCTGCCGTGCGCCTGGGCGACGTAGCCACGGTCACCGATGGTGTCGAGGACCGCTACAACAGCGGCTTCTACAACGACAAGGAAGCGGTGCTGCTGGTGATCAATCGGCAGAGCGGGGCGAACATCCTGCAGACCATCAGCGACATCCGCGCCGAGCTGCCGGCGCTACGCGAGGTGATTCCAGCCAGCGTCGAGCTGGAAGTGGCGATGGATCGCTCGCCGGTAATCCGCGCCACCCTGCACGAGGCCGAGCAGACCCTGCTGATCGCCGTGGGCCTCGTGATCCTCGTGGTGCTGGCGTTTCTCGGGCGTTGGCGCGCTGCGCTGATTCCGGCGCTGGCGGTGCCGGTGTCGCTGATCGGCAGTTTCGCCGCCATGTACCTGCTGGGGTTCTCGCTGAACAACCTGTCGTTGATGGCGCTGATTATCGCCACCGGGCTGGTGGTGGACGATGCCATTGTGGTGCTGGAGAACATCGCCCGGCACATCCATAACGGTGAGAAGCCGATGGCGGCGGCGTTCAAAGGCACGCGCGAGGTAGGCTTCACCCTGCTGTCGATGAACCTGTCGCTGGTAGCGGTGTTCATCTCCATCCTGTTCATGGGCGGCATCGTCGAGCGACTGTTCCGTGAGTTCTCCATTACCCTGGCTGTAGCGGTGGTGATTTCCCTGCTGGTGTCGCTGACGCTGACGCCGATGCTCTGCGCGCGCTGGCTCAAGGCCGAAGACGAGCAGCCACGCGGCCGCCTGCAGCAGTGGGGCGACCGCTTGCAGACGCGGGTGCTGGCTATCTACGGGCGTTCGCTGGACTGGGCACTGCGCCATTCGTTACTGATGGTCATCAGCCTGCTGGCGACCATCGCGCTGAACGTCTACCTGTTCGTCAGCATTCCGAAGACCTTCATGCCGCAGCAGGACACCGGCCAACTGATCGGTTTTATCCGCGGCGACGATGGCCTGTCGTTCCAGGTCATGCAGCCGAAGATGGAGATTTTCCGCAAGGCGGTGCTGGCCGATCCGGCGGTGGACAGCGTTGCTGGCTTCATCGGCGGTGCCGGCGGCATCAACAACGCCTTCATGATCGTGCGCCTGAAGCCCATCAGCGAGCGCAGCGTGTCATCGCAACAGGTGATCAACCGCCTGCGCGCCAGCGTGCCGAAGGTGCCCGGTGGGCGCATGTTCCTCATGCCGGACCAGGATCTGCAGATCGGCGGGCGTGAAGGACGCAGTTCGGAGAACGAGTACATGCTGCTCTCGGGCGATCTCGATGCCCTGCGTGAGTGGCTACCCAAGGTGCGTGAAGCGCTGCGCGCGTTGCCCGAACTGACCGATATCGACGCCCGCGAGAACAGCGGTGCCCAGCAGATTCGCCTGGTGGTGGATCGCGAAGCCGCGCAGCGCCTGGGCGTGGAGATGAGCATGATCACCGCAGTGCTCAACAACGCCTTCAGTCAGCGCCAGGTTTCCACCATCTACGAAGCGCTGAACCAGTACAGCGTGGTGATGGAAATCAACCCGCTCTATGCCCAGCATCCCGAGGCGCTGGACCAGATTCAGCTGATCACCGCCGATGGCGCACGGGTGCCGCTGTCCACCTTCGCCCATTGGGAACGCAGCCTGGAAGAGGACAGGGTCAACCACCAGGGCCAGTTCGCCGCCGAGAACATCGGCTTCTCCCTGGCCGAAGGGGTCAGCCTGGATCAGGCCAGCCGCGCCATTGACAATGCCGTGGCGCGGGTCGGCCTGCCCACCGAAGTGCAGGGCATGCTGGGCGGCACCGGTGCAGCCTTCCAGCAGACCCAGGGCAATCAGCCGCTGATGATCCTGCTGGCACTGGTGGTGGTGTATATCGTGTTGGGCGTGCTCTACGAGAGCTACGTACATCCGCTGACCATCCTTTCGACCTTGCCGTCGGCCGGCGTTGGCGCCTTGCTCGCGCTGCAACTGGTAGGCATGGAGTTCAGTCTGATCTCCTTGCTGGGTCTGTTCCTGCTGATCGGTATCGTCAAGAAGAACGCCATCCTGATGGTTGATCTGGCCCTGCAACTGGAGCGCGGTGAGCGCCTGAGTCCGCAGGAGTCCATCCGCCAGGCGTGCCTGCTGCGTTTCCGGCCGATCATGATGACCACCCTGGCTGCCATCCTTGGCGCCTTGCCGCTGGTGCTGGGCAGTGCCGAAGGTTCGGAGATGCGTCAGCCGCTGGGTATCACCATCGTCGGTGGTCTGGTGCTGAGCCAGATGCTGACCCTCTACACCACTCCGGTGGTCTACCTCTACTTCGACCGTCTGCGCCATCGCGTCAACCGCTGGCGTGGCGTGCGCACCGATGCTTCGTTGGAAAATCCGTTATGA
- a CDS encoding efflux transporter outer membrane subunit → MNRAPFARTLVSLLLAGVLGGCALGPDYQRPELAAPAQFKQVEGWKAAAPADVLERGNWWALYGDAELNALAERLQLSNQNLAAAEAQYRQARALVRGARASFYPTLSGSAGVTRAGQGGGDSTIRTADGVTVSGSGASSISKSYDLSLNAAWELDLWGKLRRGLEASRAEFEASAADLAAARLSLQSELVQNYLQLRILDEQKRLLDATVAAYARSLRLTENQYRAGIVPKSDVTQATTQLKSTQAQAIDLEWQRAQLEHAIAVLVGVSPAELSIAPRESLPALPEVPVALPSQLLERRPDVAAAERRVMAANAQIGVAEAAWFPDLSISATGGYRGSSFADWIEVPNRFWSLGPQLALTLFDGGARRAELERSEAVYDQTVAQYRQAVLDSFREVEDYLVQLRVLEQESGVQQEALDAARESLRLIENQYRAGTVDYNSVVTVQATALNNERTNLTLLGSRLTASVQLIAALGGGWQVERLRQQAPQ, encoded by the coding sequence ATGAATCGAGCTCCTTTCGCCCGAACTCTTGTCTCCTTGCTGCTGGCCGGCGTACTGGGCGGTTGCGCCCTGGGGCCTGACTATCAGCGCCCCGAGCTGGCGGCACCTGCACAGTTCAAACAGGTCGAGGGCTGGAAAGCCGCCGCGCCAGCAGATGTTCTGGAGCGTGGCAACTGGTGGGCGCTGTACGGCGACGCCGAGCTCAATGCACTGGCCGAGCGCCTGCAGCTGTCCAACCAGAACCTGGCCGCCGCCGAGGCCCAGTACCGCCAGGCAAGGGCACTGGTGCGCGGTGCGCGGGCCAGCTTCTATCCAACGCTGTCCGGCAGCGCCGGGGTGACTCGGGCCGGGCAGGGTGGTGGTGACAGCACCATCCGTACCGCTGATGGCGTCACTGTCAGCGGTTCTGGAGCGTCAAGCATTTCCAAGAGTTATGACCTCAGCCTCAATGCAGCCTGGGAGCTGGATCTCTGGGGCAAGCTGCGCCGGGGCCTGGAGGCCAGCCGCGCCGAATTCGAGGCCAGCGCCGCCGATCTGGCTGCAGCGCGCCTGAGCCTGCAGAGCGAACTGGTGCAGAACTACCTGCAACTGCGCATCCTCGACGAACAGAAGCGCCTGCTCGACGCGACAGTGGCCGCTTACGCGCGCTCGCTGCGCCTGACCGAGAACCAGTATCGAGCCGGTATCGTGCCCAAGTCCGACGTGACCCAGGCCACCACTCAGCTCAAGAGCACCCAGGCGCAGGCAATCGATCTCGAGTGGCAGCGCGCGCAGCTCGAACATGCCATTGCCGTGCTGGTCGGCGTCAGCCCGGCCGAGCTGTCCATCGCACCGCGCGAGAGCCTGCCAGCGCTGCCCGAGGTACCCGTGGCGCTGCCGTCGCAACTTCTCGAACGTCGCCCTGACGTTGCCGCGGCCGAGCGCCGGGTGATGGCAGCCAATGCGCAGATCGGCGTGGCGGAAGCGGCCTGGTTTCCGGACCTGAGCATTTCGGCGACCGGTGGCTATCGTGGTAGCAGCTTCGCCGACTGGATCGAGGTACCCAATCGCTTCTGGTCGCTCGGCCCGCAACTGGCACTGACCCTGTTCGACGGCGGCGCGCGGCGTGCGGAGCTGGAACGTAGCGAAGCCGTCTATGACCAGACTGTGGCGCAATACCGCCAGGCCGTGCTGGATAGCTTCCGTGAAGTGGAGGATTACCTGGTGCAGCTGCGCGTGCTGGAGCAGGAGAGCGGGGTGCAGCAGGAGGCGCTGGATGCGGCGCGCGAGTCGCTGCGTCTGATCGAGAACCAGTACCGCGCCGGTACAGTGGACTACAACAGCGTGGTTACCGTACAGGCCACCGCGCTGAACAACGAACGTACCAATCTCACGCTGCTGGGTAGCCGGCTGACTGCCAGTGTGCAGTTGATCGCTGCTCTCGGCGGCGGCTGGCAGGTGGAGCGACTGCGGCAGCAGGCGCCCCAGTAG
- a CDS encoding TRAP transporter substrate-binding protein gives MFNTVRVMAICAMAFASLSATSALADEPILIKFSHVVADATPKGQGALLFKQLVEERLAGKVKVEVYPNSSLFGDANELEALRKNDVQLLAPSLAKFEQYTKQLQVFDLPFLFDDLDAVNRFQKRAKGRQLLRSMEDHNIVGLAYWHNGMKQLSATRALNMPGDANGLSFRIQPSAVLEAQFAQVGANSQKLPFSEVFKALQSGQVQGAENPWSNIYSQKLHEVQPFISETNHGVLDYMLVSNSRFWYGIPHQIRMELEAIIDEVTYAVNKQAEAANQADRQRIVDSGRSQVINLTAEQRQAWRDAMRPVWEQFQGQIGSDVIKAAQTVNRKHLE, from the coding sequence ATGTTCAATACAGTTCGCGTCATGGCCATCTGCGCCATGGCGTTCGCCTCTCTCAGCGCCACAAGCGCGCTGGCCGATGAACCTATCCTGATCAAGTTCTCCCATGTTGTGGCCGATGCCACTCCCAAGGGCCAGGGCGCACTGCTGTTCAAACAGCTGGTCGAGGAACGTCTGGCCGGCAAGGTGAAGGTCGAGGTCTACCCGAACTCCAGCCTCTTTGGCGACGCCAATGAGCTGGAAGCCCTGCGCAAAAACGATGTTCAGTTGCTGGCACCGTCTCTGGCAAAGTTCGAGCAGTACACCAAGCAACTGCAGGTATTCGACCTGCCGTTCCTGTTCGATGACCTGGATGCGGTCAACCGCTTCCAGAAACGCGCCAAGGGCCGCCAGTTGTTGCGCTCGATGGAAGACCACAACATCGTTGGTCTGGCTTACTGGCATAACGGCATGAAGCAGCTTTCCGCTACCCGCGCGCTGAACATGCCTGGCGATGCCAATGGTCTGAGCTTCCGTATTCAGCCGTCGGCGGTACTGGAAGCACAATTCGCCCAGGTGGGCGCAAATAGTCAGAAACTGCCTTTCTCGGAAGTCTTCAAAGCGCTACAGAGTGGCCAGGTACAGGGGGCGGAAAACCCCTGGTCGAACATCTATAGCCAGAAGCTGCATGAAGTGCAGCCCTTCATCAGCGAAACCAACCATGGCGTGCTGGACTACATGCTGGTGAGCAATTCGCGCTTCTGGTACGGCATCCCGCATCAGATCCGGATGGAGCTGGAAGCCATCATCGATGAGGTCACCTACGCGGTGAACAAACAGGCCGAGGCCGCCAACCAGGCCGACCGCCAGCGCATCGTGGATTCTGGCCGCAGCCAGGTCATCAACCTGACCGCCGAGCAGCGCCAGGCCTGGCGCGATGCGATGCGTCCGGTATGGGAACAGTTTCAAGGGCAGATTGGCAGTGACGTGATCAAGGCGGCGCAGACGGTGAACCGCAAGCATCTCGAATGA
- the tam gene encoding trans-aconitate 2-methyltransferase: MSWSAQQYSLFERQRTRPVHDLLAAVPRDDVELAVDLGCGPGNSTAVLQAHAPQARVIGIDSSEDMLRAARERLPQVTFQLADIQHWQAERAPQLILANASLQWLPDHAQLYPRLLAQLAPGGWLAIQTPDNLQEPAHRLAREVAAAGPWAAQIGEVRHAERHSAQAYYDILGAHASELDIWRTTYFHVLDNAAAVVEWFKSTALLPFLQPLEVEQQAAFLERYQAAIAEAYPAQADARVLLPFPRLFLVARR; this comes from the coding sequence ATGAGTTGGTCCGCCCAGCAGTATTCCCTGTTTGAACGCCAGCGTACCCGCCCTGTGCATGATCTGCTGGCGGCGGTGCCGCGCGATGATGTCGAGCTGGCCGTCGACCTGGGCTGCGGCCCCGGTAATTCCACTGCCGTATTGCAGGCTCATGCGCCACAGGCGCGGGTGATAGGTATCGACAGCAGTGAAGACATGCTGCGCGCAGCGCGTGAGCGGTTGCCCCAGGTGACCTTCCAATTGGCGGATATCCAGCACTGGCAGGCCGAGCGCGCACCGCAGTTGATCCTGGCCAACGCCTCGCTGCAGTGGTTGCCGGATCACGCGCAGCTCTACCCGAGATTGCTGGCGCAGCTGGCACCCGGTGGCTGGCTGGCGATCCAGACGCCGGACAACCTGCAGGAACCGGCACACCGCCTGGCCCGCGAGGTGGCCGCCGCCGGGCCCTGGGCTGCACAAATCGGCGAGGTGCGCCATGCCGAGCGGCACAGCGCGCAGGCCTATTACGACATCCTCGGCGCCCATGCCAGCGAGCTGGATATCTGGCGCACTACCTACTTCCATGTGCTGGACAATGCCGCGGCGGTGGTGGAGTGGTTCAAGTCAACGGCGTTGCTGCCGTTCCTGCAACCGCTGGAGGTCGAGCAGCAGGCAGCTTTCCTCGAGCGCTATCAGGCGGCGATTGCTGAAGCCTATCCGGCGCAGGCCGATGCTCGGGTGTTGCTGCCGTTTCCGCGTCTGTTTCTGGTGGCTCGGCGGTAG